The Oscillatoria sp. FACHB-1406 genome includes the window ATACGGTTATCTCCGCTTCTAAATCCAAAGTCGAGGTGGGATGAGAATTTTAGTTGCCAGTCATAGCTACATCGTCGATCTAAACTGCGAAAAACTTCGCGCGATCGCCAATCTTGAACCAGACATCCATGTCACCGTCGCCGTCCCAAAACGTTGGAAACCGGGCGGCGTACAAAATAAAATTATCGAAACGCAACCTCGCTCGGAAGGCAATTTTCGCGTTGTTCCTCTATCTAATTTTTCGGAAAATAACCAAGGTTTACTCACCTTTGGTACGGATTTAATCGCTTTAATGCGAGATTTTAAACCCCAAATCCTCCAAGTCGAACAAGGTTCAAAATCCTTTGCTTACGCTCAATTTATCCTGCTCAATCGCTTGCTGAGATTGAAAGCAAAGAATGTTTTCTTTACTTGGTGGAATCTGCCTTATCAATCTAAATTCCCCGTTTCTACCCTCGAAAATTACAACCTAAACAATACCGATGGGGCAATCGCGGGCAATCAAGATGGTTTGGATATTTTGCGGGAACACGGCTATAAAAGTGCCGGAATTGTTTTGCCACAACTCGGTGTAGACGAGCAATTATTTTCTCCCCAACCTCAACCGGAACTCGCCGCCAAATTCGGCATCGAAGCTGATGAATTTGTGGTGGGATTTGTGGGGAGATTTGTCGAGGAAAAAGGCTTGTTAACGCTAGTGCAAGCCCTGGCGGGATTGAAGGCGTTGAAATGGAAGCT containing:
- the hpsO gene encoding hormogonium polysaccharide biosynthesis glycosyltransferase HpsO, translated to MRILVASHSYIVDLNCEKLRAIANLEPDIHVTVAVPKRWKPGGVQNKIIETQPRSEGNFRVVPLSNFSENNQGLLTFGTDLIALMRDFKPQILQVEQGSKSFAYAQFILLNRLLRLKAKNVFFTWWNLPYQSKFPVSTLENYNLNNTDGAIAGNQDGLDILREHGYKSAGIVLPQLGVDEQLFSPQPQPELAAKFGIEADEFVVGFVGRFVEEKGLLTLVQALAGLKALKWKLLLLGRGPLKPILEAKLGELGIRDRALWIESVPHADVPRYINLANVLVLPSETTEKFKTLTAAGWKEQFGHVLIEAMACGVPVIGSDSGEIPHVIGEAGLIFPEKDSAALRQCLQQLMEQPELREKLGRLGYDRAMQRYTNQALAREQLAFYRKIMD